Proteins encoded in a region of the Solanum dulcamara chromosome 9, daSolDulc1.2, whole genome shotgun sequence genome:
- the LOC129904345 gene encoding xyloglucan endotransglucosylase/hydrolase protein 31-like, with the protein MSFLLSLLLFFLFNSRLINGQGPPSPGYYPSSRVQSLGFNQGFRNLWGPQHQSLDQSTLTIWLDKNSGGSGFKSLKNYRSGYFGSNIKLQPGYTAGIITSFYLSNNQDYPGNHDEIDIEFLGTTPNKPYTLQTNVYIRGSGDGNIIGREMKFHLWFDPTKDYHNYAILWDPNEIIFFVDDVPIRRYPKKNDATFPQRPMYVYGSIWDASSWATEEGRIKADYRYQPFVGKYSNNFKLTGCTANESPSCRRAPSSSPSGGGGLSRQQIEAMLWVQRNYKVYDYCRDPKRDHTHTPEC; encoded by the exons AtgtcttttcttctttctttacttttatttttcttgttcaATTCAAGATTAATCAATGGTCAAGGACCCCCTTCACCTGGCTACTATCCTAGTTCTAGGGTACAATCTTTAGGATTTAACCAAGGTTTTAGGAACCTTTGGGGTCCTCAACATCAATCTTTGGACCAAAGTACCTTAACTATTTGGCTTGATAAAAATTCAG GAGGAAGTGGTTTTAAATCTCTGAAAAATTATCGTTCTGGTTATTTTGGGAGTAATATTAAGCTACAACCTGGTTACACTGCTGGAATTATCACTTCTTTCTAT cTTTCAAACAATCAAGATTATCCAGGAAACCATGAtgaaattgatattgaattTCTTGGAACAACACCAAACAAGCCATATACTTTACAAACAAATGTGTATATAAGAGGAAGTGGAGATGGAAATATTATTGGAAGAGAAATGAAATTTCATCTTTGGTTTGATCCAACTAAAGATTACCACAATTATGCAATCCTTTGGGACCCCAATGAGATCAt ATTTTTTGTCGATGATGTCCCAATTAGAAGATACCCTAAGAAAAATGATGCAACATTTCCACAAAGACCTATGTATGTATATGGTTCAATTTGGGATGCATCATCTTGGGCAACGGAGGAAGGACGAATTAAAGCTGACTATAGGTATCAACCGTTCGTAGGAAAATACAGTAATAATTTCAAACTTACAGGTTGCACGGCTAATGAGAGCCCCTCGTGTCGTCGCGCTCCTTCTAGCTCCCCCTCAGGGGGTGGAGGGTTGAGTCGCCAGCAGATAGAGGCTATGTTGTGGGTGCAGAGGAACTATAAGGTGTACGATTATTGTCGGGACCCTAAGAGGGACCATACTCACACACCTGAGTGTTAA
- the LOC129903368 gene encoding uncharacterized protein LOC129903368, translated as MGRKRNLSEDGGKEDEEEKPMKEKRVKEKQEGRESMRPSMIKNKEKRSAVHAKLKKQKKVEKRKKVKAREAVEKKALELGEEPPPKMVPRTIENTRELDETVCLPDDEELFAGNDVDEFSAVLRNERTPKILITTSRYNSTRGPAFISDLISVIPNAHYYKRGTYDLKKIVQYANEKEFTSVIVVHTNRREPDALLIIGLPDGPTAHFKLSKLMLRKDIKNHGKPTSHKPELVLTNFTTRLGHRVGRMVQSLFPQDPEFRGRRVVTFHNQRDFIFFRHHRYIFETKESKQKESKGKKSKDEKNSQERTVARLQECGPRFTLKLISLQHGTFDTKGGEYEWVHKPEMDTSRRRFFL; from the exons ATGGGGAGAAAACGGAACTTGAGCGAAGATGGTGGTaaggaagatgaagaagagaagccTATGAAAGAGAAAAGGGTGAAAGAGAAGCAGGAGGGAAGAGAAAGCATGCGTCCTTCAATGATTAAGAACAAGGAGAAAAGATCAGCTGTCCATGCTAAGTTGAAGAAGCAGAAGAAGGTTGAGAAGCGGAAAAAGGTTAAAGCTCGTGAAGCTGTTGAGAAGAAAGCATTGGAGCTAGGGGAGGAG CCTCCACCAAAGATGGTACCCCGTACGATTGAGAATACAAGGGAGTTAGATGAGACTGTCTGTTTACCTGATGATGAAGAG CTATTTGCTGGCAACGATGTTGATGAGTTTAGTGCAGTTCTGCGGAACGAGCGTACCCCGAAAATATTGATTACAACATCCCGTTATAACTCTACA AGAGGACCAGCATTTATTTCCGATCTTATTTCTGTGATTCCTAATGCTCATTACTATAAACGAGGGACATATGACCTGAAAAAG ATTGTCCAATATGCAAATGAGAAGGAATTTACTTCTGTTATTGTAGTTCACACCAATCGCCGTGAACCAG atgcTCTTCTCATCATTGGTTTACCTGATGGACCTACTGCTCATTTCAAGCTCTCAAAGCTCATGCTACGGAAGGATATCAAG AATCATGGAAAGCCAACTAGTCACAAGCCTGAGCTAGTTTTGACCAACTTCACAACACGTTTGGGGCATCGAGTTGGGAG GATGGTACAGTCACTTTTTCCACAAGACCCTGAATTTCGTGGCCGTCGAGTTGTGACCTTCCACAACCAACGTGATTTCATATTTTTTCGCCATCATCG CTACATTTTTGAAACCAAAGAGAGCAAACAGAAAGAATCAAAAGGTAAAAAAAGCAAGGATGAGAAGAACTCACAAGAAAGGACAGTTGCCCGTCTGCAG GAATGTGGTCCGCGATTTACTCTCAAATTAATCAGTCTCCAGCATGGTACTTTTGATACTAAGGGTGGGGAATATGAATGGGTTCACAAG CCGGAGATGGATACAAGTCGACGGAGATTTTTCTTGTGA
- the LOC129902850 gene encoding probable inactive purple acid phosphatase 29 produces MEISNSRKLFLIIVFLSSFELCKASGEAVNPLTKLRFDGKNGEFRILQVADMHYADGKTTPCEDVLPQQISSCSDLNTTDFVLRMIHAEKPHLIVFTGDNIFGSDAKDAVKSMDAAFAPAISSNIPWAAILGNHDQESTLSREGLMKHIVGMKNTLSQLNPPDIPDIDGFGNYNLEVHGIEGSKLANKSVLNLYFLDSGDYSTVPSIPGYGWIKPSQQFWFQETSKKLKKTYMHNSNATKAPAPGLAYFHIPLPEYANFDSSNFTGVRQEGISSASINSGFFTTMVETGDVKAAFAGHDHKNDFCGKLMDINLCYAGGFGYHAYGKAGWSRRARMVVASLEKTGKGAWGDVKSIKTWKRLDDEHLSTIDTQVLWSKRSTGARRKKPIGHQ; encoded by the exons ATGGAGATTTCGAATTCGAGaaaattatttctaataattGTATTTCTCAGCTCATTTGAGCTGTGTAAAGCATCTGGAGAGGCTGTTAATCCGCTTACGAAGTTGAGATTCGACGGAAAAAATGGTGAATTTAGGATTTTGCAGGTAGCGGATATGCATTATGCAGATGGAAAAACGACGCCGTGTGAGGATGTGTTGCCGCAGCAAATATCTTCCTGTTCCGATCTCAATACTACTGATTTTGTTCTCAGGATGATTCACGCCGAGAAACCTCATCTTATTGTTTTCACCg GGGACAACATTTTTGGATCTGATGCTAAGGATGCTGTAAAATCCATGGATGCTGCTTTTGCTCCTGCAATATCTTCAAACATACCATGGGCTGCAATACTAGGAAATCATGACCAGGAATCTACACTTTCAAGGGAAGGCTTGATGAAACATATTGTTGGCATGAAAAATACTTTATCTCAGTTAAATCCTCCTGATATTCCTGATATTGATGGTTTTGGGAATTATAATCTGGAAGTCCATGGGATTGAGGGTTCCAAGCTGGCTAATAAGTCCGTTCTCAATCTGTATTTCCTTGACAGTGGAGATTACTCTACTGTTCCTTCCATCCCTGGTTATGGTTGGATCAAACCCTCTCAACAGTTCTGGTTTCAAGAAACCTCTAAGAAGCTTAAG AAAACTTACATGCACAATTCAAATGCTACGAAGGCTCCTGCTCCAGGCCTTGCTTACTTTCATATTCCTCTTCCTGAATATGCAAACTTTGACTCATCAAACTTCACTGGGGTTAGACAAGAAGGCATAAGCTCTGCTTCAATAAATTCAGGCTTCTTCACCACTATGGTGGAAACTGGTGATGTAAAGGCCGCTTTCGCAGGCCATGATCACAAAAATGATTTTTGTGGCAAGTTGATGGACATAAATCTTTGCTATGCTGGAGGATTTGGATATCACGCTTATGGGAAGGCTGGATGGTCAAGGAGGGCAAGGATGGTAGTAGCATCTTTGGAGAAAACAGGGAAAGGAGCGTGGGGAGATGTCAAATCTATTAAAACATGGAAGCGACTTGATGATGAACATCTTTCTACCATCGATACTCAGGTGCTTTGGAGCAAGAGGTCTACCG GTGCTCGTAGAAAAAAGCCTATCGGCCATCAGTAA